Proteins encoded within one genomic window of Bemisia tabaci chromosome 2, PGI_BMITA_v3:
- the LOC140223936 gene encoding LOW QUALITY PROTEIN: uncharacterized protein (The sequence of the model RefSeq protein was modified relative to this genomic sequence to represent the inferred CDS: inserted 1 base in 1 codon) — MAREDLRGRRPFKIWDCLRNVRKSLVVNTLKDLEIRGKEKLGVPANEAVRLVLEADGTQVEDGEYFRTLPDNTVILFLRXGERWHPTGADVIRTAISAIPKIVCETIHALELDHETPSWKIMDNKGRVTVVLHWDQRPGQSSHGTAASSAAGTPKKQSSLVVQSSLDGGGSLNGGAPSRFTPSPQITVINHDEIQSGSSVYHPHPRLIKQGSSLESTSIHIHTPECSNHMHQPTASRSGSPSNQNGECDFHCCALHEEGRKIAVHKSVATSPIQDSLSASPQHPSSMADGTRKPGPAKGHVRFLDIEGCGARGGGGGGGGGAHEHESSESETETTVMEDEVGTSEKFLLLIDQLSVEQSRHLTIKDIGIILERLNSKIVDVERLDRESESEETHNWTIKATIRGEVLRELGVIYNGNYYAISEHPGYREESEEAKEELEEEEEEENEEDRI, encoded by the exons GACTTGCGAGGACGTCGGCCTTTTAAGATTTGGGATTGCTTGAGAAACGTCAGAAAGAGCTTGGTCGTCAACACGCTAAAAGATTTAGAAATCCGAG GCAAAGAAAAACTAGGCGTTCCTGCAAATGAGGCAGTGCGGTTAGTGCTCGAAGCCGACGGAACTCAGGTTGAGGATGGAGAGTATTTCAGAACACTGCCAGACAATACTGTCATCCTGTTCCTCC GCGGTGAACGTTGGCATCCCACAGGAGCGGATGTCATTCGCACAG CAATTTCGGCGATACCGAAGATCGTGTGCGAGACGATTCACGCGCTAGAGCTGGACCATGAGACTCCGTCGTGGAAGATAATGGACAACAAGGGGCGAGTGACGGTGGTGCTGCACTGGGACCAGAGGCCGGGGCAGTCGAGCCACGGGACGGCGGCCTCGAGCGCGGCCGGGACGCCGAAGAAGCAGTCGTCGTTGGTGGTCCAGTCCAGCCTGGACGGGGGCGGGAGCCTCAACGGCGGCGCCCCCTCCCGCTTCACGCCGAGCCCCCAGATCACGGTGATCAACCACGATGAGATCCAGAGCGGCTCCTCGGTCTACCACCCGCATCCGCGGCTCATCAAACAGGGTAGCTCCCTCGAGAGCACTAGCATACACATCCACACACCAGAGTGTTCAAACCACATGCACCAGCCGACCGCCTCCAGGAGCGGGAGCCCCAGCAACCAGAACGGGGAGTGCGACTTCCACTGCTGCGCCCTCCACGAGGAGGGGCGCAAGATCGCCGTCCACAAGTCCGTGGCCACCTCCCCCATCCAGGACTCCCTCTCGGCATCGCCGCAGCACCCCTCCTCCATGGCCGACGGCACCCGCAAGCCTGGCCCTGCCAAGGGACACGTCCGTTTTTTAG ACATTGAAGGGTGCGGAGCccgcggcgggggcgggggcgggggcggcggaGCGCACGAGCACGAGAGCTCCGAGTCGGAGACGGAGACGACCGTGATGGAGGACGAGGTCGGGACGAGCGAGAAGTTCCTGCTGCTCATCGACCAGCTCTCGGTGGAGCAGAGCCGGCACCTGACAATCAAAGACATCGGCATCATCCTCGAGCGGCTCAACAGCAAGATCGTCGACGTGGAGCGCCTCGACCGGGAGTCCGAGTCCGAGGAGACCCACAACTGGACCATCAAGGCCACCATCCGCGGCGAGGTCCTCCGCGAGCTCGGCGTCATCTACAACGGCAACTACTACGCCATCTCCGAGCACCCCGGCTACCGGGAGGAGTCCGAGGAGGCCAAGGAGGAGctcgaggaggaggaggaggaggagaacgAGGAGGACAGGATCTAA